Proteins from a single region of Nitrospira sp. CR1.1:
- a CDS encoding DUF4124 domain-containing protein — protein MRPSLPRTRTSMTSRCNQAPLDVLPIPRMAPATVLTVLTLVLLVVPTTFANGTLFECVDAHGKTVFTDSPRQFLSCHAVNLLSPKASTGPMPPTGMPFPPNAPQHVGKTPSSPLLLDYSHATAVPVERSGSVLVVMATLNDSKQARLIVDTGASQTIISRRLATELGLASTAYATRVLLHTASGSVQVDAVILDAIRIGGAELRNSQVLIHDLPDLPFTVDGLLGLSFLGAYQITLDSSRGELHLKSLPEKTRELGDR, from the coding sequence ATGCGCCCGTCCCTTCCGCGGACCAGGACATCCATGACCTCGCGGTGTAATCAAGCTCCGCTCGATGTTCTGCCCATACCGCGGATGGCACCGGCAACAGTCCTCACCGTCTTAACACTAGTGCTGCTGGTCGTACCGACTACCTTCGCAAACGGCACCCTCTTTGAGTGCGTGGATGCCCATGGCAAGACAGTATTCACAGATAGTCCCCGCCAGTTTCTCTCCTGTCACGCCGTCAATCTTCTGTCGCCTAAGGCCTCGACAGGACCGATGCCTCCGACCGGCATGCCGTTTCCCCCTAACGCGCCGCAGCATGTCGGTAAAACTCCCTCCTCTCCCCTCTTGTTGGACTATTCCCATGCTACCGCCGTTCCGGTGGAACGCTCGGGAAGTGTCCTCGTTGTCATGGCCACCTTGAATGACTCCAAACAGGCACGACTCATTGTCGACACCGGTGCGTCGCAGACCATCATTTCGCGTCGACTTGCCACGGAGCTTGGATTGGCCTCGACCGCCTACGCAACACGCGTACTGTTGCACACCGCAAGCGGTTCGGTTCAGGTGGACGCGGTGATACTGGATGCGATTCGCATCGGCGGGGCAGAGCTCAGGAATAGCCAGGTCTTAATCCACGACCTTCCCGATCTCCCATTTACGGTTGACGGGCTCTTGGGATTGAGCTTTCTCGGGGCGTATCAGATTACCCTCGACAGCAGCCGAGGAGAATTGCATCTGAAGTCACTGCCAGAGAAAACACGTGAACTCGGGGATAGATAG
- a CDS encoding winged helix-turn-helix transcriptional regulator: MVAAQKSHWPFPYSDQSSRPAQTGVLLLSSTFQVVHLNADGRALLQELIMRPGPTVDLPPVIRSFCQELIQMLPPSPESTDWENVRLSQTALSRSGRIMLRAFGIPSPLHPGDGQLLVLIDRLELSDERGYAHPASATPIHLTPREAAVMRYLLEGLTNKEIANKLSISEHTVKDHLKRLMKKTRVTTRTAVVSRLLSDHRLLAQLANAPVPSADQDIHDLAV; this comes from the coding sequence ATGGTGGCTGCACAGAAGTCTCATTGGCCGTTTCCCTACAGTGACCAGTCGAGTCGACCAGCTCAAACCGGCGTGCTTCTCCTTTCATCCACCTTTCAAGTGGTGCACCTCAATGCTGACGGGCGCGCATTGCTTCAGGAATTGATCATGCGGCCAGGGCCAACGGTAGACCTGCCTCCAGTCATACGATCATTCTGCCAGGAACTCATCCAAATGCTTCCTCCGTCTCCCGAATCGACCGACTGGGAGAATGTGCGCCTCTCTCAGACCGCCTTGTCTCGCTCTGGTCGAATCATGCTCCGCGCATTTGGTATCCCGTCACCGCTGCATCCTGGTGACGGGCAGCTACTCGTGCTGATTGACCGACTTGAGCTGTCAGATGAACGAGGCTATGCACACCCCGCCTCGGCCACGCCGATTCATTTGACACCACGCGAAGCAGCGGTCATGCGCTACCTCCTCGAGGGCCTCACGAACAAAGAAATTGCGAACAAGCTGAGCATCAGCGAGCACACGGTGAAGGATCATCTGAAACGCTTGATGAAAAAAACTCGGGTGACGACCCGAACCGCCGTGGTCAGCCGACTGCTGAGTGACCACCGTCTGCTCGCTCAACTCGCAAATGCGCCCGTCCCTTCCGCGGACCAGGACATCCATGACCTCGCGGTGTAA